The DNA sequence TATTGTGATTGAAGACTAAGTTTTGTTGACGAGGGTTGCGAGTAAGGAGAAGCTCCTTTCCTGCAACCTTTATTAGTGGGAGGTATTACCGCTAAAACCACAATTGAGGAGGAAAAGAAAGTGGCTAAACGAGGAAAAAAATATCAAGAAGCTGTAAAGTTGATTGATCGCGAAACAGCATACGCTGCTGAAGAAGCGATTGAATTAGTGAAAAAAGCATCAACGGCAAAGTTTGATGAAACAGTTGAAGCTGCGTTTCGCCTAGGAGTAGACCCTAAAAAAGCTGACCAACAAATTCGTGGAGCAGTTGTTCTTCCAAACGGAACAGGGAAAACTCAACGCGTGTTAGTTTTTGCTAAAGGTGAAAAGCTAAAAGAAGCAGAAGCTGCAGGTGCAGACTATGTTGGAGACGAAGATTATATTAATAAAATCAGCCAAGGTTGGTTTGAGTTTGATGTAATCGTAGCTACTCCAGATATGATGGGCCAAGTTGGTAAACTTGGACGTGTGCTTGGACCTAAAGGTTTAATGCCTAACCCTAAAACTGGTACTGTTACATTTGATGTAGCAAAAGCTGTTAACGAAATTAAAGCAGGTAAAGTTGAATACCGTGTTGATAAAGCTGGTAACATCCACGCTCCAATCGGTAAAGTTTCTTTTGAAACAGCTAAGCTTGTTGAAAACTTAAACGCAGTTGTTGATGCGCTTATGAAAGCTAAGCCAGCAGCAGCAAAAGGAACATACATGAAAAACGTTTCTGTTACTTCAACTATGGGTCCTGGTGTTAAAGTTAATACAACTGCTTTAGTAAAGTAATTGTTGACATTAGTCGAATAACTAAGTATAATTCTAAAAGTGTTCACTTAGAGCGCTAATTATATAAATGACTCATACCGTAGACAGTAGGTGCCTAACGTGCTTAATTTCCTACCGAGGTTTGGATATCAGACTTTCTGAAATTCTAACAACCTTCGTATGTCTATACGAAGGTTTTCTTTGTTTACAGGTGTGACACAAGACTTACAGGAGGTGTAACTATGAGCCAAATTATCGAAAAAAAGAAACAGGTTGTATCTGAAATTGCTGCAAAGTTACGTGAGAGCAAATCAACTGTACTAGTTGACTATCGCGGACTTAACGTAGCTGAAGTGACAGAACTTCGTAAGCAACTTCGTGAAGCTGGCGTTGAATTCAAAGTATATAAAAATACAATGTCTCGTCGTGCTACAGAAGAAGCTAACCTAGCTGAACTTAACGAGCAACTTGTTGGACCAACTGCGATTGCATTTAGTGCAGACGATGTTATTGCTCCAGCAAAAATCATCCACGGTTTTGCTAAAAAGCATGAAGCTTTAGAAATTAAAGCTGGTGTAATTGAAGGTAATATTGCTTCTGTTGAGGATGTGCAAGCATTAGCTGAGCTTCCATCTCGTGAAGGATTACTTTCTATGTTACTTAGCGTGCTTCAAGCACCTGTACGTAACTTTGCATTGGCTACAAAAGCTGTTGCAGACCAAAAAGAAGAGCAAGGAGCTTAAGTTTCCTAGCTTTAACGTGTAAGACCAGAAACTAAAAAAATAACAACCATAATAGGAGGATTTTAAAATGAGTAAAGATCAAATCATTGAAGCGATTAAAGAAATGACAGTTTTAGAATTAAACGACCTTGTTAAAGCAATCGAAGAGGAGTTTGGTGTAACTGCTGCTGCTCCTGTAGCTGTAGCTGGTGGAGCTGCTGCTGATGCTGCTGCTGAGCAATCTGAGTTCGATGTAATTCTTGCAAGTGCTGGTGGATCAAAAATCAACGTAATTAAAGTTGTTCGTGAAATCACTGGTTTAGGCTTAAAAGAAGCTAAAGCTCTTGTTGATGGCGCTCCAGCTCCAATTAAAGAAGGCGTAGCTAAAGAAGAAGCTGAAGAAGTGAAAGCTAAACTTGAAGAAGCTGGTGCTTCTGTAGAAGTTAAGTAATTTACATCTTAAAGAAAGCTAGATACGATAATCGTGTCTAGCTTTTTTCTTATGGGTATGGTGTTGACAGTTTTTATAAGGTTTTCGTTTTATGACTATACTATTTACTAGTGTAGGATAAGGAGGAATTGCGGTGAGTGACCATTATTATTCAGAGAACCCATCTGTTGAAAGTAAACCAAAACAAATTACTTTTGAGTTAAGAGGGAAACAACTTTCGTTTGTATCAGATAGTGGTGTCTTCTCAAAAAAAGAAATAGATTTCGGCACACAGCTTTTGCTAGAGTCTTTTGAATTTCCGACTAGTGGCGAGGGGGCTCTTATTGATGTTGGTTGTGGCTATGGCCCAATTGGTATAACGTTGGCTAAAGAAGATAAAAGTCGAAAAGTGTACATGGTAGATATTAATGAAAGAGCACTCGAACTTTCCCGAAAAAACGCAGAAAAAAACGGGGCTGCGAATGTTGTCGTAAGAAAGAGTAGATTGTTTGATAACGTGAATACCCAGAAGTTTAGTGCTGTTATTACGAACCCTCCTATTCGGGCAGGCAAACAGGTTGTTCATGAATTGTTTGAGCAGGCTTTTGAACAGCTAGAAACAAACGGTGAATTATGGGTAGTCATACAAAAGAAGCAAGGGGCTCCCTCAGCAATTGAAAAAATCAAATCACTTTTTCAAGAATGTGAAGTCGTTTCTAAGAAAAAGGGCTATTATATTATCCGCGCAAAAAAGATTTGACTCGTGATTTAGTTTGTGATATTGTTATTTAATGCGTATGACTGCAAATTTTTAGTAGACCATTTTACGAAAAGTCAAGAGGAATTTACTGTTTATTTTTTACTGAGATGGTTATACTTATAAAATTGAAAAAATGTGTTTTACTTATGTGGTTTTTTATAAACCATTTTTCTTTTTCAGTACGACTTACTTAAGTCTTGCTAGTAAATAATCTTAAAAAGAAAGATTTGAGGGGTGAATGAGTTGACAGGTCAACTAGTTCAATACGGACGCCACCGCCAACGAAGAAGCTACGCGCGAATTCATGAAGTGTTAGAGCTGCCGAATTTAATTGAGATTCAAACAGCTTCATACGAATGGTTTCTTGAACATGGTTTACGAGAAATGTTTCAAGATATTTCTCCAATTCAAGATTTCACAGGAAATCTCGTACTAGAGTTTATTGATTATAACCTAGGAGAACCTAAGTATTCTGTTGATGAATCAAAAGAACGTGATGTTACATATGCGGCACCATTGCGTGTGAAAGTTCGTCTCATTAACAAAGAGACTGGTGAGGTAAAAGAGCAAGAAGTATTTATGGGAGATTTCCCATTGATGACTGAAATGGGAACATTTGTAATCAACGGAGCCGAGCGTGTTATCGTCTCACAGCTTGTGCGTTCTCCGAGTGTTTACTATAGTAAGAAAATCGATAAAAATGGTAAAAAAGGCTTCACGGCTACTGTTATACCAAACCGTGGTGCTTGGTTAGAGTTGGAAACAGATGCTAAGGATATTGTGTATGTGAGAATAGATCGTACAAGGAAGATCCCTGTTACGGTTCTTTTGCGTGCCCTAGGCTTCGGCTCAGACCAGGAAATCATTGATTTACTTGGTGAAGATGAGTACTTACGCAATTCATTAGAAAAAGACAATACAGATGGTACTGATAAAGCACTATTAGAAATTTATGAGCGTTTACGTCCGGGTGAACCACCAACAGTAGATAATGCAAAAAGTCTATTGGAGTCTAGATTCTTTGACCCTAAGCGTTATGACTTAGCAAGCGTAGGACGTTATAAAATTAACAAAAAGCTTCACATTAAAAATAGATTATTCAACCAAAAACTTGCAGAAACATTAGTTGACCCAGAAACTGGTGAAATTATTGCGGAACAAGGAACTCAAATTGATAGACGAACACTTGACCGAATTCTACCGTATCTTGAAAAAAATGTAGGGTTCCGTACAGTAAGTGTATCTGGTGGAGTAGTTGAAGATGATGATATCGCTCTTCAAACGGTGCATATTTATGCTCCTGATGACCAAGATGGTGAACGAATCATCAAAGTAATCGGAAATGCGATGGTAGAAAAAGATGTTAAGCACATTACACCTGCTGATATCATTTCTTCTATTAACTATTTCTTTGACTTATTACACGGTGTAGGTGATACCGATGATATTGACCATTTAGGAAATCGTCGTCTTCGTTCGGTAGGAGAATTGCTACAAAATCAATTTAGAATTGGTTTATCTCGTATGGAACGTGTTGTACGAGAGCGTATGTCAATTCAAGATCCTAATATGATTACACCACAAGCGTTAATTAATATTCGACCTGTTATTGCTTCGATAAAAGAGTTCTTTGGAAGCTCTCAGTTATCGCAGTTCATGGACCAAACGAATCCATTAGCTGAATTGACTCATAAACGTCGTTTATCAGCATTAGGGCCAGGTGGTTTAACTCGTGAACGTGCTGGATTTGAAGTGCGTGACGTTCATTACTCTCACTATGGTCGTATGTGTCCGATTGAAACGCCAGAGGGACCAAACATCGGTTTAATTAACTCATTGTCTAGTTATGCAAAAGTTAATGAGTTTGGTTTTATGGAAACGCCATATCGTAGAGTCGACCCTGATACAGGTAAGGTTACAAGTCGAATTGACTACTTAACTGCCGATGAGGAAGATAATTATGTAGTGGCACAGGCCAATGCGAAGCTTGGAGAAGATGGATCATTTATTGACGATAACATTATCGCTCGATTCCGTGGTGAGAATACGGTAGTTCCAAGAGAACGAGTGGACTACATGGATGTATCGCCTAAGCAGGTTGTATCAGCTGCGACATCGTGTATTCCGTTCTTGGAAAACGATGACTCTAACCGTGCTCTAATGGGAGCAAACATGCAACGTCAAGCAGTTCCTTTAATGGTGCCTGAAGCACCACTTGTTGGTACTGGTATGGAGCATGTTTCTGCGAAAGACTCTGGAGCTGCGATTGTTAATAAACATCGTGGTATTGCTGAAAAAGTAACAGCAAAAGAAGTGTGGATTCGTCGCCTTGAAGAAGTAGATGGGAAAGAAATTCAAGGCGATTTAGACAAATATAAGTTACAAAAATTCATTCGTTCCAACCAAGGAACGTGCTATAACCAGCGTCCGATCGTAAGCGAAGGGGACATCGTAGAAAAACGTGAAATCATTGCTGACGGTCCGTCAATGGAAAAAGGCGAATTAGCTCTTGGTCGAAATGTCATGGTTGGATTTATGACATGGGAAGGGTACAACTACGAGGATGCGATTATCTTAAGTGAGCGTCTTGTTAAGGACGATGTATACACGTCGATTCATATTGAAGAGTATGAGTCAGAAGCGCGTGATACAAAACTTGGACCTGAAGAAATTACTCGTGATATTCCTAACGTAGGTGAGGATGCATTACGTAATTTAGATGACCGTGGAATTATCCGTGTCGGAGCAGAAGTAAAGGATGGAGACATCTTAGTTGGTAAGGTTACACCAAAAGGGGTAACTGAATTGACTGCTGAAGAAAGACTCTTACATGCGATTTTCGGTGAAAAAGCGCGTGAAGTTCGTGATACATCACTAAGAGCACCTCATGGTGGAGACGGTATCGTACTCGATGTTAAAATCTTCAACCGCGAAAACGGAGATGAATTACCACCAGGTGTAAATCAACTAGTTCGCGTGTACATCGTACAAAAACGTAAAATACATGAAGGCGATAAAATGGCTGGACGTCATGGAAATAAGGGTGTTATCTCTAAGATTTTACCTGAAGAAGATATGCCATATTTACCAGACGGTACACCAATCGACATCATGTTAAATCCTTTAGGGGTACCATCACGTATGAATATCGGACAAGTGCTAGAGCTTCACTTGGGTATGGCTGCAAGAAGACTAGGGATTCATGTAGCATCTCCTGTATTTGATGGAGCTCGTGAGGAAGATGTTTGGGCAACACTTGGTGAGGCAGGTATGGCCCGTGATGGAAAAACAGTTTTATATGATGGTCGCACAGGTGAACCATTTGATAACCGTGTATCTGTCGGAATCATGTATATGATTAAGCTTGCCCACATGGTTGATGATAAGCTACATGCTCGTTCAACAGGTCCTTATTCACTAGTTACGCAGCAACCACTTGGTGGTAAAGCGCAGTTTGGTGGACAGCGTTTTGGGGAAATGGAAGTATGGGCACTTGAAGCATATGGTGCGGCTTATACATTACAAGAAATTTTAACGGTTAAATCCGATGACGTTGTTGGGCGTGTGAAAACATACGAAGCTATCGTTAAAGGGGAAAACGTTCCAGAACCAGGAGTTCCAGAATCGTTTAAAGTATTAATCAAGGAGCTTCAAAGCTTAGGTATGGACGTTAAGATGTTATCTAGCAATGAAGAAGAGATTGAAATGAAAGAGCTAGATGACGAAGATGAGCAAGTCAATGAAAAACTAAACTTAAACCTTGAAACAAACGAGGGTTAAATAGACGAGGGCTGGGTTTCCCAGCCTCGTCACAAAAATAATAGCAAGTTAAGATCAAAAGGGAGGTTGGCCCCTTGATAGATGTTAATAATTTTGAGTATATGAAGATCGGTCTTGCTTCGCCAAACAAGATTCGTTCATGGTCTCGTGGAGAAGTTAAAAAACCTGAGACAATTAATTATCGTACACTTAAGCCTGAAAAAGATGGTTTGTTCTGCGAACGAATTTTTGGTCCGACAAAAGACTGGGAATGTCATTGTGGGAAATATAAGCGCGTTCGATATAAAGGTGTAGTATGTGACCGTTGTGGAGTAGAAGTCACAAGAGCAAAAGTTCGTCGTGAAAGAATGGGTCACATCGAACTGGCTGCTCCTGTATCGCATATATGGTATTTTAAAGGAATCCCTAGTCGTATGGGCCTTGTACTAGATATGTCACCTCGTTCACTTGAAGAAGTGATATACTTCGCTTCTTATGTAGTAACAGAGCCTGGAGATACACCATTAGAAAAGAAACAACTTCTTTCTGAAAAAGAATACCGCACGTACCGTGATAAATACGGAAGAGGCTTTACGGCTCAAATGGGTGCTGAGGCCATCAAAAAACTTTTAGCTGACATTGACCTTGAAAAAGACGTCGATTCACTAAAAGAAGAATTGATTACTGCACAAGGACAACGTCGTACTCGTGCGATAAAGCGTCTAGAAGTGTTAGAAGCATTCCGTCATTCAGGAAATGACCCTTCATGGATGGTTCTTGATGTTTTACCGGTAATTCCACCTGAACTTCGTCCAATGGTTCAATTAGATGGTGGTCGTTTCGCGACGTCTGATTTAAACGACTTGTACCGTCGTGTAATTAATAGAAATAATCGTTTAAAACGTCTATTAGACCTTGGAGCGCCAAACATTATCGTTCAAAACGAGAAGCGTATGCTACAAGAAGCGGTAGATGCCTTAATTGATAATGGTAGACGTGGTCGTCCGGTTACTGGACCAGGGAATCGCCCGTTAAAATCATTGTCTCACATGTTAAAAGGGAAACAAGGTCGTTTCCGCCAAAACTTATTAGGTAAACGTGTTGACTACTCTGGACGTTCAGTTATCGTTGTAGGACCGAACTTAAAGATGTACCAATGTGGACTTCCAAAAGAAATGGCTCTTGAGTTATTCAAGCCATTTGTTATGAAGGAGTTAGTAAGTAAGGGATTGGCTCATAACATTAAAAGTGCAAAGCGAAAGGTTGAGCGTATTCAACCTGAGGTGTGGGATGTTTTAGAAGAAGTTATTCGTGAGCATCCAGTTCTTTTAAACCGTGCACCTACGCTTCATAGATTAGGAATCCAGGCTTTTGAACCGACACTAGTAGAAGGACGCGCGATTAAGTTACATCCACTTGTATGTACAGCTTATAACGCCGACTTTGACGGAGACCAAATGGCTGTTCACGTTCCTCTATCAGCAGAAGCACAAGCAGAAGCTCGTATTTTAATGTTAGCTGCACAAAACATCTTAAATCCTAAAGATGGAAAACCAGTTGTTACTCCTTCACAGGATATGGTCTTAGGAAACTATTACCTTACTCTTGAACGCGAAAATGTGGTTGGAGAAGGTTCTATCTTTAAAGATACAAATGAAGCATTAACGGCTTATCAAAATGGATATGTTCATTTACACAGTCGTATTGCACTTCCGGTTGCTTCTCTTAACAAGCCAACATTCTCGGAAGAAGATAATACAAAGTTACTATTAACTACGGTCGGGAAGGTGATTTTTAACGAAATATTACCTGAATCATTCCCGTACATTAATGAACCAACAGAATCGAATCTTGAGGTTGCATTACCTGATAAATACTTAGTGCCAATGACAGCAAATGTAAAAGAAGAATTTGCTAAGCGTGATGTAGTAAAGCCGTTTAAAAAAGGTTTCCTAGGTGATGTTATTGCGCAAGTTTTCAAGAGCTTTAAGATTACTGAGACTTCAAAAATGCTTGACCGTATGAAAGATTTAGGATTTAAATACTCTACCAAAGCTGGTATTACGATTGGTATCGCAGACATCGTAGTATTACCTGAGAAGAAAGTTGTTCTTGAAGAGGCTGAAGGAAAAGTAGATCGCGTATTAAAGCAATTTAGACGTGGTTTAATTACTGAAGAAGAGCGTTATGACCGCGTTATCTCCATTTGGAGTGAAGCGAAAGATATTATCCAAGAGAAACTGATGAAATCATTAGATCATCATAACCCGATCTTTATGATGAGTGACTCTGGAGCCCGTGGTAACGCATCTAACTTTACACAGTTAGCCGGGATGCGTGGACTAATGGCTAACCCATCTGGTCGAATCATTGAACTTCCGATTAAGTCAAGTTTCCGTGAAGGTCTGACAGTATTAGAGTACTTTATCTCTACTCATGGTGCGCGTAAAGGTCTAGCCGATACAGCCCTGAAAACAGCTGACTCAGGATACTTAACTCGTCGACTAGTAGATGTTGCACAGGATGTAATCGTTCGTGAAGATGATTGTGGAACGGACAGAGGACTTGAAGTGGCTGCAATTGCTGAAGGAACAGATGTTATCGAGAACTTATTTGACCGTTTGGTTGGTCGTGTTGCCTTTAAAACAGTACGTCACCCAGAAACAAAAGAAGTTATCGTTGCAAAAAATCAGTTAATTGAAGAAGACCTTGCGAAACAAGTCGTTGACGCTGGTGTTGAACAAGTTACGATTCGATCCGTATTTACATGTGATACTCGTCATGGAGTATGTAAAGCATGTTACGGCCGTAACCTTGCAACAGGTAGTGATGTTGAAGTTGGAGAAGCAGTTGGTATTATCGCAGCTCAATCAATTGGTGAGCCAGGAACACAGCTTACGATGCGTACCTTCCATACAGGAGGGGTAGCTGGAGATGATATTACTCAAGGTTTACCTCGTATCCAGGAGCTATTTGAAGCCCGTAACCCTAAAGGTCAAGCGGTTATCTCTGAGATAGAAGGTAAAGTAATTACTGTTAATGATAGCTCTGATAAGCGTGAAGTGGTTGTTCAAGGGGAAATGGAAACAAGAAATTATGCCATCCCTTATGGTTCCCGTCTGAAAGTTGTTGTTGATGATGAACTAGTTCCAGGTCAAGTTATTACAGAGGGTTCGATTGACCCTAAAGAACTTCTTGGCGTTACTGGAATGCAAGGTGTTCAAGAATACCTACTCCGCGAAGTACAAAAGGTTTATCGTATGCAAGGGGTTGAAATTGGTGATAAACACGTAGAGGTAATGGTTCGCCAAATGCTTCGTAAAATCCGTGTTATCGACGCTGGAGATACAAATGTATTACCAGGTTCATTAATTGACATCCATGTATTCAACGATGAGAATAGAAGAGTGTTACTGCGTGATGAGCGCCCTGCAACTGGTCGCCCAGTCTTACTTGGTATCACAAAAGCATCATTAGAAACAGAATCATTCTTATCAGCGGCTTCGTTCCAAGAAACAACAAGAGTTCTTACGGACGCTGCAATTAAAGGTAAGAAAGATGAACTTCTTGGTCTGAAGGAGAATGTTATTATCGGTAAGCTTGTACCGGCTGGAACAGGCATGAATCAATACCGTAACCTAAACATCCTTTCAAAGTACGATAACGATAAGGCGCAAGAGGATGAACTTGAACCGATTGAGTCGATGGTGACACAAGATTAATTTTAGTGTTGACATTCAATATGAGAGAGTGATATTATATCGTAGTGTGCCTGAAAGAACCCTGTAGCTTTGGAGGATTGTAAATGTCTTATGAAAAAGTGACACAGGCAGAAAACCTAGTAATAGGGACGAAGCAAACATTAAAAGCTCTTGAGACTGAAGTTGTTAAAGAAGTGTTTATTGCTGAAGATGCGGATCGTCGTGTTGTCATGAAAGTGAAAGCAGTAGCACAGAAAAAACAACTGCAAGTAACATATGTTGATTCCATGAAAAAGCTTGGAAAAGCTTGTGGGATAGATGTTGGGGCTTCGACTGTTGCCATAATAAAGTAATATTGTTTTTGCCAATGTGGCGTCGCTCACTTGGCAAAAACTTTACTTTTGCACTTTCTCGAACCACCAGGATCGGTGGTCTTGAAAATAAACAAAGGAAGGAGGAAAAAAGATGCCTACAATTAATCAGTTAATTAGAAAAGGTCGTGAGGCTAAGATTAAAAAGTCTGACTCACCTGCTCTAAATAAAGGATATAACAGCTTTAAAAAGGAGCAAACAAACTTGTCTTCTCCTCAAAAGCGTGGAGTTTGTACGCGTGTTGGTACAATGACACCGAAAAAACCAAACTCAGCTTTACGTAAATATGCTCGTGTACGTTTAACTAACGGAATCGAGGTAACAGCATACATTCCAGGAATTGGACACAACCTACAAGAACATAGTGTTGTACTTATTCGTGGAGGACGTGTAAAGGATTTACCAGGGGTACGTTATCACATTGTTCGTGGTGCGCTTGATACAGCTGGTGTTCAAAACCGTATGCAAGGTCGTTCTAAGTATGGAACAAAAAGACCGAAAGAGAAAAAATAAGTAACTATCAAAATAGATGTTTAGTCGATGAAAGGAGGGGAAATAATGCCTCGTAAAGGACCTGTAGCTCGTAGAGATGTATTACCTGATCCGCTTTATAAATCAAAATTAGTAACTCGTTTAATCAACCGTATTATGGTTGATGGAAAAAAAGGTGTTGCTGAGCAAATTTTATATAATGCGTTTGAACTTGTTCAAGAACGTAGTGGGAAAGACCCTATGGAAGTATTTGACCAAGCTCTTAAAAATATCATGCCAGTACTAGAAGTTAAAGCTCGCCGTGTTGGTGGTGCAAACTATCAAGTACCGATCGAAGTTAAACCTGACCGTCGTACTACACTAGGTCTTCGCTGGTTAGTAAACTATGCAAGACTTCGTGGAGAAAAGACAATGCAAGAGCGTTT is a window from the Bacillus alkalicellulosilyticus genome containing:
- the rplA gene encoding 50S ribosomal protein L1, giving the protein MAKRGKKYQEAVKLIDRETAYAAEEAIELVKKASTAKFDETVEAAFRLGVDPKKADQQIRGAVVLPNGTGKTQRVLVFAKGEKLKEAEAAGADYVGDEDYINKISQGWFEFDVIVATPDMMGQVGKLGRVLGPKGLMPNPKTGTVTFDVAKAVNEIKAGKVEYRVDKAGNIHAPIGKVSFETAKLVENLNAVVDALMKAKPAAAKGTYMKNVSVTSTMGPGVKVNTTALVK
- the rplJ gene encoding 50S ribosomal protein L10, with product MSQIIEKKKQVVSEIAAKLRESKSTVLVDYRGLNVAEVTELRKQLREAGVEFKVYKNTMSRRATEEANLAELNEQLVGPTAIAFSADDVIAPAKIIHGFAKKHEALEIKAGVIEGNIASVEDVQALAELPSREGLLSMLLSVLQAPVRNFALATKAVADQKEEQGA
- the rplL gene encoding 50S ribosomal protein L7/L12, which gives rise to MSKDQIIEAIKEMTVLELNDLVKAIEEEFGVTAAAPVAVAGGAAADAAAEQSEFDVILASAGGSKINVIKVVREITGLGLKEAKALVDGAPAPIKEGVAKEEAEEVKAKLEEAGASVEVK
- a CDS encoding class I SAM-dependent methyltransferase is translated as MSDHYYSENPSVESKPKQITFELRGKQLSFVSDSGVFSKKEIDFGTQLLLESFEFPTSGEGALIDVGCGYGPIGITLAKEDKSRKVYMVDINERALELSRKNAEKNGAANVVVRKSRLFDNVNTQKFSAVITNPPIRAGKQVVHELFEQAFEQLETNGELWVVIQKKQGAPSAIEKIKSLFQECEVVSKKKGYYIIRAKKI
- the rpoB gene encoding DNA-directed RNA polymerase subunit beta; translation: MTGQLVQYGRHRQRRSYARIHEVLELPNLIEIQTASYEWFLEHGLREMFQDISPIQDFTGNLVLEFIDYNLGEPKYSVDESKERDVTYAAPLRVKVRLINKETGEVKEQEVFMGDFPLMTEMGTFVINGAERVIVSQLVRSPSVYYSKKIDKNGKKGFTATVIPNRGAWLELETDAKDIVYVRIDRTRKIPVTVLLRALGFGSDQEIIDLLGEDEYLRNSLEKDNTDGTDKALLEIYERLRPGEPPTVDNAKSLLESRFFDPKRYDLASVGRYKINKKLHIKNRLFNQKLAETLVDPETGEIIAEQGTQIDRRTLDRILPYLEKNVGFRTVSVSGGVVEDDDIALQTVHIYAPDDQDGERIIKVIGNAMVEKDVKHITPADIISSINYFFDLLHGVGDTDDIDHLGNRRLRSVGELLQNQFRIGLSRMERVVRERMSIQDPNMITPQALINIRPVIASIKEFFGSSQLSQFMDQTNPLAELTHKRRLSALGPGGLTRERAGFEVRDVHYSHYGRMCPIETPEGPNIGLINSLSSYAKVNEFGFMETPYRRVDPDTGKVTSRIDYLTADEEDNYVVAQANAKLGEDGSFIDDNIIARFRGENTVVPRERVDYMDVSPKQVVSAATSCIPFLENDDSNRALMGANMQRQAVPLMVPEAPLVGTGMEHVSAKDSGAAIVNKHRGIAEKVTAKEVWIRRLEEVDGKEIQGDLDKYKLQKFIRSNQGTCYNQRPIVSEGDIVEKREIIADGPSMEKGELALGRNVMVGFMTWEGYNYEDAIILSERLVKDDVYTSIHIEEYESEARDTKLGPEEITRDIPNVGEDALRNLDDRGIIRVGAEVKDGDILVGKVTPKGVTELTAEERLLHAIFGEKAREVRDTSLRAPHGGDGIVLDVKIFNRENGDELPPGVNQLVRVYIVQKRKIHEGDKMAGRHGNKGVISKILPEEDMPYLPDGTPIDIMLNPLGVPSRMNIGQVLELHLGMAARRLGIHVASPVFDGAREEDVWATLGEAGMARDGKTVLYDGRTGEPFDNRVSVGIMYMIKLAHMVDDKLHARSTGPYSLVTQQPLGGKAQFGGQRFGEMEVWALEAYGAAYTLQEILTVKSDDVVGRVKTYEAIVKGENVPEPGVPESFKVLIKELQSLGMDVKMLSSNEEEIEMKELDDEDEQVNEKLNLNLETNEG
- the rpoC gene encoding DNA-directed RNA polymerase subunit beta', which translates into the protein MIDVNNFEYMKIGLASPNKIRSWSRGEVKKPETINYRTLKPEKDGLFCERIFGPTKDWECHCGKYKRVRYKGVVCDRCGVEVTRAKVRRERMGHIELAAPVSHIWYFKGIPSRMGLVLDMSPRSLEEVIYFASYVVTEPGDTPLEKKQLLSEKEYRTYRDKYGRGFTAQMGAEAIKKLLADIDLEKDVDSLKEELITAQGQRRTRAIKRLEVLEAFRHSGNDPSWMVLDVLPVIPPELRPMVQLDGGRFATSDLNDLYRRVINRNNRLKRLLDLGAPNIIVQNEKRMLQEAVDALIDNGRRGRPVTGPGNRPLKSLSHMLKGKQGRFRQNLLGKRVDYSGRSVIVVGPNLKMYQCGLPKEMALELFKPFVMKELVSKGLAHNIKSAKRKVERIQPEVWDVLEEVIREHPVLLNRAPTLHRLGIQAFEPTLVEGRAIKLHPLVCTAYNADFDGDQMAVHVPLSAEAQAEARILMLAAQNILNPKDGKPVVTPSQDMVLGNYYLTLERENVVGEGSIFKDTNEALTAYQNGYVHLHSRIALPVASLNKPTFSEEDNTKLLLTTVGKVIFNEILPESFPYINEPTESNLEVALPDKYLVPMTANVKEEFAKRDVVKPFKKGFLGDVIAQVFKSFKITETSKMLDRMKDLGFKYSTKAGITIGIADIVVLPEKKVVLEEAEGKVDRVLKQFRRGLITEEERYDRVISIWSEAKDIIQEKLMKSLDHHNPIFMMSDSGARGNASNFTQLAGMRGLMANPSGRIIELPIKSSFREGLTVLEYFISTHGARKGLADTALKTADSGYLTRRLVDVAQDVIVREDDCGTDRGLEVAAIAEGTDVIENLFDRLVGRVAFKTVRHPETKEVIVAKNQLIEEDLAKQVVDAGVEQVTIRSVFTCDTRHGVCKACYGRNLATGSDVEVGEAVGIIAAQSIGEPGTQLTMRTFHTGGVAGDDITQGLPRIQELFEARNPKGQAVISEIEGKVITVNDSSDKREVVVQGEMETRNYAIPYGSRLKVVVDDELVPGQVITEGSIDPKELLGVTGMQGVQEYLLREVQKVYRMQGVEIGDKHVEVMVRQMLRKIRVIDAGDTNVLPGSLIDIHVFNDENRRVLLRDERPATGRPVLLGITKASLETESFLSAASFQETTRVLTDAAIKGKKDELLGLKENVIIGKLVPAGTGMNQYRNLNILSKYDNDKAQEDELEPIESMVTQD
- a CDS encoding 50S ribosomal protein L7ae-like protein yields the protein MSYEKVTQAENLVIGTKQTLKALETEVVKEVFIAEDADRRVVMKVKAVAQKKQLQVTYVDSMKKLGKACGIDVGASTVAIIK
- the rpsL gene encoding 30S ribosomal protein S12; the protein is MPTINQLIRKGREAKIKKSDSPALNKGYNSFKKEQTNLSSPQKRGVCTRVGTMTPKKPNSALRKYARVRLTNGIEVTAYIPGIGHNLQEHSVVLIRGGRVKDLPGVRYHIVRGALDTAGVQNRMQGRSKYGTKRPKEKK
- the rpsG gene encoding 30S ribosomal protein S7, whose translation is MPRKGPVARRDVLPDPLYKSKLVTRLINRIMVDGKKGVAEQILYNAFELVQERSGKDPMEVFDQALKNIMPVLEVKARRVGGANYQVPIEVKPDRRTTLGLRWLVNYARLRGEKTMQERLANEILDAANNTGAAVKKREDTHKMAEANKAFAHYRW